In Hallerella succinigenes, the following are encoded in one genomic region:
- a CDS encoding cation diffusion facilitator family transporter, with protein sequence MERVKIAQRITWHGFFVNLLLTIGKILAGIFGNSAAMLADGIHSLSDFVTDFIVIIFVRISGEDRDKNHPYGHGKFETMASLLISIALFAVAVGICVNAAKQIFSFMQGNALESPSGIAMIAAVVCIVTKEALYQYTAKMGKKIDSPVLIANAWHHRSDALSSIGTLIGIGGAFLLGGKYTVLDPIAAILVSLFIGRVAYQIGFPTVQELLEASLPEDIENEISTLIRNTDKVRFYHHLQTRKIGNAYAIDVHIKLDRDISLVEAHDVATDIEKQLREKYGKQTQINVHMEPLGEDGHA encoded by the coding sequence ATGGAACGAGTTAAAATTGCGCAACGGATCACTTGGCACGGCTTCTTTGTGAACCTTCTTTTGACAATCGGGAAGATTCTCGCCGGAATTTTTGGAAATTCCGCAGCCATGCTTGCGGACGGCATTCATTCTCTTTCGGATTTTGTGACGGATTTTATCGTCATCATCTTTGTGCGAATTTCCGGCGAAGACCGCGACAAGAACCATCCCTATGGCCACGGTAAATTTGAAACGATGGCTTCGTTGCTGATTAGCATTGCCCTGTTCGCTGTCGCGGTGGGCATTTGTGTGAATGCGGCAAAACAGATTTTCTCTTTTATGCAAGGAAACGCGCTGGAATCGCCTTCGGGGATCGCCATGATTGCGGCAGTCGTCTGCATCGTGACAAAGGAAGCGCTTTACCAGTACACGGCAAAAATGGGAAAGAAGATCGACAGTCCCGTTTTGATTGCGAACGCTTGGCATCACCGTTCCGACGCCCTTTCGAGTATCGGAACCTTGATCGGCATTGGTGGAGCCTTTTTGCTCGGCGGCAAGTACACGGTTCTCGACCCGATTGCGGCGATTCTTGTGAGCCTTTTCATTGGACGCGTGGCATACCAGATCGGATTTCCGACCGTACAGGAACTGCTCGAAGCCTCGCTTCCCGAAGACATCGAAAATGAAATTTCCACACTGATCCGCAACACAGACAAGGTGCGTTTTTACCATCATCTGCAAACCCGTAAAATCGGGAACGCCTACGCGATCGACGTTCACATTAAACTCGACCGAGACATTTCCCTTGTAGAAGCGCACGACGTCGCCACCGACATCGAAAAGCAGCTACGCGAAAAATACGGCAAACAGACTCAGATAAACGTTCATATGGAACCTCTTGGGGAGGACGGACATGCCTAA
- the purU gene encoding formyltetrahydrofolate deformylase, whose protein sequence is MATTRYILQIHCPDQKGLIAGTTQVLANAGANIIDLTQHTAKDIETFFLRAVFECEPSAAEEIQNHFESIGPHLSLTWQLHDTSKVKRLAIFVSKTDHCLYDLLLKHRDGDLPCEFSCIVSNHTELGPVGGTFGVPFYYVPSNQEKSISENRFREIIKETNSDGIVLARYMQILSAEFTEEFKYKVVNIHHGFLPAFKGAKPYHQAWRKGVKIIGATAHFATEDLDQGPIICQDVQRVPETASIDELVELGKDIEKRTLSTAVKLWLEHRVFVYEGRTFIL, encoded by the coding sequence ATGGCTACTACCCGTTACATTTTGCAAATTCATTGCCCAGACCAAAAGGGTCTCATTGCCGGCACAACGCAGGTTCTTGCGAATGCCGGTGCAAACATCATCGATTTGACGCAGCATACCGCAAAGGATATCGAAACGTTCTTTCTCCGCGCCGTTTTTGAATGCGAACCGTCCGCTGCTGAAGAAATTCAGAACCATTTTGAATCCATCGGTCCGCACCTTTCGCTGACCTGGCAACTGCACGATACTTCCAAGGTGAAACGCCTTGCGATTTTCGTTTCCAAAACAGACCACTGCCTTTATGATCTTTTGCTGAAGCACCGCGACGGAGATCTTCCTTGCGAATTCAGCTGCATCGTGAGCAATCACACGGAACTAGGCCCGGTCGGCGGCACATTCGGCGTTCCGTTCTACTATGTACCGAGCAATCAGGAAAAATCGATTTCTGAAAATCGTTTCCGTGAAATCATCAAAGAAACGAATTCCGATGGAATCGTTCTCGCCCGCTACATGCAGATTCTTTCGGCGGAATTCACCGAAGAATTCAAGTACAAGGTCGTGAACATTCATCACGGTTTCCTCCCCGCCTTTAAGGGCGCAAAGCCTTATCACCAAGCATGGCGCAAGGGTGTGAAGATTATCGGTGCAACGGCGCACTTCGCAACGGAAGATCTGGACCAGGGTCCGATCATTTGCCAGGACGTGCAACGCGTTCCGGAAACCGCTTCGATCGATGAACTTGTGGAACTCGGCAAGGATATCGAAAAGCGTACCCTTTCAACCGCTGTGAAGCTCTGGCTCGAACACCGCGTCTTCGTGTACGAAGGCCGGACTTTCATTTTGTAA
- a CDS encoding lamin tail domain-containing protein, giving the protein MNLLTWLGAAALGACPYLAEILPDPEDVDDSRGEFVEIRLPQTPWHDTLSVYFEQKLIWKGTVLEPAKRLLLIRDTSLCPTSKKLACEALLGKGFPNSRSSEYSLWSGACNDSAALPKPKPGKSFVRTDSSFDSWTFAEASPGLPNAYLEEDVQDCRIEIDTVFFSASGWKGFWTLTGCDSAWVKALFRSTASLTENAWQGDLTRGSRKEFSTHISSDALQIQVFLPPDDIPANDSLDTLIAKPGAFPIRITEVHPCPEEGSPEWIEIYNAGARELSLSLMNLCSEKTFLTGAVLQKHESAVLVKDTALMRTFVGNDDVKILPVNFGYLKNAADTLFLCQGSSPVDSVIWGRNARISPHCPQGFSAATGRTENSPGFQTPGSLATSAEKSKAPPFSVEWNARLFSKRNPSKPLMLRVRSESAVSEVLVELISGKGDLLWSTKLSVDPSGNSWSEIPLHQKGFLGVNFLRISQGAFEKRIGLVLRP; this is encoded by the coding sequence ATGAACTTGCTCACCTGGCTTGGCGCTGCCGCCTTGGGAGCGTGTCCGTATTTAGCGGAAATCCTTCCCGATCCTGAGGACGTGGATGATTCCCGTGGTGAATTCGTCGAAATTCGACTGCCGCAAACGCCGTGGCACGATACGCTCTCCGTTTATTTTGAACAGAAACTGATTTGGAAGGGAACCGTTTTAGAGCCTGCGAAACGCTTGCTCCTGATTCGCGACACGAGCCTTTGTCCGACATCAAAAAAACTGGCCTGTGAAGCGCTTTTGGGGAAAGGCTTTCCCAATTCCCGCTCCTCGGAATATTCTCTGTGGAGTGGCGCCTGTAACGATTCTGCGGCGCTTCCTAAACCCAAACCCGGAAAATCTTTTGTGCGAACGGACAGCTCTTTCGACTCTTGGACCTTTGCCGAAGCGAGCCCCGGACTTCCAAACGCTTACCTCGAAGAAGATGTTCAGGACTGTCGCATTGAAATCGACACGGTCTTTTTTTCTGCATCGGGCTGGAAAGGCTTTTGGACGCTCACCGGTTGTGATTCGGCGTGGGTCAAGGCTCTGTTTCGTAGCACGGCATCTCTTACGGAAAATGCTTGGCAGGGTGATCTCACACGGGGCAGTCGCAAAGAATTCTCTACGCACATCTCTTCGGACGCTTTGCAAATACAGGTTTTTCTTCCGCCTGATGACATCCCTGCAAATGACTCCTTGGACACGTTGATTGCAAAACCCGGAGCATTCCCGATCCGCATCACAGAAGTGCACCCTTGCCCAGAAGAAGGTTCTCCGGAGTGGATAGAAATTTACAACGCCGGCGCCCGTGAACTTTCCCTTTCTTTAATGAACCTGTGCAGCGAAAAAACTTTTTTGACGGGTGCCGTTTTGCAAAAGCACGAAAGCGCGGTCCTTGTGAAAGACACCGCTCTCATGCGCACCTTTGTCGGAAACGACGACGTCAAAATCTTACCGGTGAATTTCGGATACTTAAAAAATGCAGCGGACACGCTTTTTCTTTGCCAAGGATCTTCGCCTGTAGATTCCGTCATCTGGGGAAGGAACGCGCGCATTTCGCCGCACTGCCCACAGGGATTTTCGGCCGCGACCGGCCGCACCGAAAACAGCCCGGGATTTCAAACTCCAGGAAGCCTTGCCACGTCCGCCGAAAAATCAAAAGCGCCGCCTTTTTCTGTAGAATGGAATGCGCGCCTGTTCTCCAAACGGAATCCGTCTAAACCGCTCATGCTTCGCGTGCGCTCGGAATCCGCAGTATCGGAAGTCCTTGTAGAACTCATTTCGGGCAAGGGCGATTTGCTGTGGAGCACAAAGCTTTCTGTAGATCCTTCGGGAAACTCTTGGTCAGAAATTCCGCTGCATCAAAAAGGATTTTTGGGGGTGAACTTTTTGCGCATATCCCAAGGCGCCTTTGAAAAGCGCATCGGGCTTGTGCTTCGACCGTGA
- a CDS encoding FISUMP domain-containing protein — protein MPKIATLLAMAFTVFSLTACDDIREEKYPNGKVRSRVQYVENAKQGVETEFYENGKVKRTRNFEKGKEQGESKEYYESGKLKAELSYTNGAVNGTVKRYYENGNVQSITLYEMGTIAAFPETFDMEGDPEVQGSYTDPRDGKKYEWVRIGDAIWTAENIQFAPVKGSLCMQCNVWGRLYDWESAKNACPTSFRMPKIADFEVLAKAVGQNPAKKLKATFGWNNGGDGTDEFSFGVRASGAHFAKSDVPEKARKFKDAGDKAYFWTADGKVAVFKKNSSDISYERFQPEFGASLRCILAK, from the coding sequence ATGCCTAAAATTGCAACGCTTTTGGCTATGGCTTTTACCGTATTTTCTTTGACCGCCTGCGATGACATTCGCGAAGAAAAATACCCGAACGGGAAGGTGCGTTCTCGCGTCCAGTACGTCGAAAACGCAAAACAAGGCGTCGAAACGGAATTCTACGAGAACGGCAAAGTGAAGCGCACCCGAAATTTTGAAAAGGGAAAAGAACAGGGCGAATCAAAGGAATATTACGAATCCGGAAAGCTCAAGGCGGAACTCAGCTACACGAACGGCGCTGTAAACGGGACCGTGAAACGCTATTACGAAAACGGCAACGTCCAGTCGATTACTTTGTACGAAATGGGAACGATTGCAGCCTTCCCCGAGACATTCGACATGGAAGGCGACCCGGAAGTTCAAGGGTCTTACACGGACCCGCGCGACGGCAAGAAGTACGAATGGGTTCGTATCGGAGACGCGATCTGGACAGCAGAAAACATCCAGTTCGCCCCGGTCAAAGGTTCTCTTTGCATGCAGTGCAATGTTTGGGGAAGGCTTTACGACTGGGAAAGTGCCAAGAACGCCTGCCCGACTAGTTTCCGTATGCCGAAAATCGCCGATTTTGAAGTTCTTGCCAAGGCTGTCGGACAAAATCCGGCAAAAAAGCTCAAGGCGACCTTCGGCTGGAACAACGGTGGCGACGGAACCGATGAATTCAGCTTTGGAGTGCGCGCTAGCGGCGCCCATTTTGCAAAATCCGACGTTCCCGAAAAAGCCCGCAAATTTAAAGATGCGGGAGACAAGGCTTATTTTTGGACCGCAGACGGAAAAGTCGCCGTTTTCAAAAAGAATTCCTCGGACATTTCCTACGAAAGATTCCAGCCGGAATTCGGCGCTAGCCTGCGCTGTATCCTTGCCAAATAA
- a CDS encoding M23 family metallopeptidase, whose protein sequence is MRFFKLSFHIEGSSKSHALRLPEFSKRVLRVGKGLVFAGIALLVLQGSVLFTYDFLKDRAIGSRISLSKKLDKEQARLDSLNIEMESRFENEDLLHYKFGLNPTDRSTREMSIGGPEAPEVRLSRSAYPILDQALTLRAKAEQFRSKAYENERSFTEVAGFVGQQYAHWQHIPSISPTTGRYASTFGARVHPITGVSRMHNGIDIANSRWTPIYASADGVVTVSRYSESFGNYVALDHGNGYVTKYAHMQLNSVKQGQFVKRYQLLGYMGNTGLSAGPHLHYEVWYNSKAVNPLRYILPGEYAIQ, encoded by the coding sequence ATGAGATTTTTCAAACTTTCCTTTCACATCGAAGGCTCTTCCAAGTCGCATGCTTTGCGCCTTCCGGAGTTCTCTAAACGTGTGCTTAGAGTGGGAAAGGGTCTAGTGTTCGCAGGAATCGCCCTCTTGGTGTTGCAGGGCAGTGTTCTCTTCACTTATGATTTTCTCAAGGATCGTGCCATCGGTAGCCGAATCTCTTTGTCCAAGAAGCTCGACAAGGAACAGGCGCGTTTGGATTCGTTGAATATCGAAATGGAATCCCGTTTTGAAAATGAGGATCTCCTCCATTACAAGTTCGGTCTGAACCCGACGGATCGTTCTACGCGAGAAATGTCGATCGGCGGACCGGAAGCCCCGGAAGTCCGCCTGAGCAGGTCTGCGTATCCGATTCTCGACCAGGCTTTGACTTTGCGTGCCAAGGCGGAACAGTTCCGTTCCAAGGCTTACGAAAACGAAAGAAGCTTTACGGAAGTCGCTGGATTTGTCGGACAGCAATATGCGCATTGGCAGCATATTCCTTCGATTTCCCCGACGACTGGCCGTTATGCTTCGACATTTGGCGCTCGAGTTCACCCGATTACCGGTGTTTCGCGCATGCACAACGGCATAGACATTGCGAACAGCCGTTGGACTCCGATTTACGCATCCGCAGATGGCGTGGTCACCGTTTCGCGTTACAGCGAATCCTTTGGCAACTATGTCGCTCTCGATCATGGAAACGGCTATGTGACGAAGTACGCTCACATGCAGTTGAACTCCGTGAAGCAGGGACAGTTCGTGAAGCGCTATCAGCTGCTCGGTTATATGGGTAACACCGGTCTTTCTGCCGGACCTCATTTGCATTATGAAGTCTGGTATAATTCGAAGGCCGTCAACCCGCTTCGCTATATCCTCCCTGGAGAATACGCGATTCAATAG
- a CDS encoding UbiD family decarboxylase, translated as MPYNSLESALLDLEKHGMLLRIREEVSPDLVMPKMAEIATRESLPALLFEHVENSPFRAAANIFGTQERARFLFRKTLKKAKTAIAFHGDPMKILKSPSLWPSLPSIGISALPLPSLRAPVLAEETTLSKLPQIRLHRDDGGTFLTLPQVFSQMPGEQNMLKSNLGMYRIQTSGNDYVQDAECGLHYQIERNIARHHEAAIEQGVPLKVSIWLGGPPSHTIAAVMPMPQDLSELLFAGLLGGRSFRYTDYEGWKISSDADFCILGELALTLKPEGPFGDHIGYYSAKHDFPYLNVKKVFCKKNAIYPFTTVGRPPQEDSIFGELIGELVKPIVPQSVTGICEMNSVDAAGVHSLLLAIGMERYLPYKKEREPMELLKEANALLGFNQVSLSKYVFIAAREDSPRLSTRHIVDYFIHILERLHLNQDIHFQTETTIDTLDYSGSTLNHGSKVIFAVAGSPIRSLGRSAEDLANLNLPDGFLNPQIAFPGALVIEASPSAQIEVLACALSNWDAREKFPFVTVTEDASFAAKNTDNWLWVTFTRSDPARDIYGANSHFENKHWTCEAPLCIDARMKPQMQAVVEEDPQIEALARDILHRAQKQQCRH; from the coding sequence ATGCCTTACAATTCCTTGGAAAGTGCGCTTTTAGATTTAGAAAAGCACGGGATGTTGTTGCGTATTCGGGAAGAGGTTTCCCCGGATCTCGTAATGCCGAAAATGGCAGAAATCGCGACGCGAGAATCCTTGCCAGCTCTCCTTTTTGAACACGTAGAGAATTCCCCGTTCCGCGCTGCAGCCAATATTTTTGGAACGCAAGAACGCGCCCGCTTTCTTTTTCGAAAGACTCTGAAAAAAGCAAAAACCGCGATCGCTTTCCACGGCGATCCGATGAAAATTCTCAAGAGCCCGAGCCTTTGGCCGTCGCTTCCAAGTATCGGAATTTCGGCTCTCCCGCTTCCGAGTCTGCGAGCGCCTGTCCTTGCCGAAGAAACCACACTTTCCAAGCTTCCGCAGATCCGGTTGCACCGGGACGACGGCGGCACTTTTTTAACGCTCCCGCAAGTCTTTTCACAGATGCCTGGCGAGCAAAACATGCTGAAGTCGAACCTCGGCATGTACCGCATCCAGACTTCGGGAAACGATTACGTCCAGGATGCGGAATGCGGTCTGCATTACCAGATTGAACGCAACATTGCACGGCACCACGAAGCGGCAATCGAACAGGGCGTTCCTTTAAAAGTGAGCATCTGGCTCGGCGGTCCTCCGTCGCACACGATTGCGGCGGTAATGCCCATGCCTCAGGACCTTTCGGAACTCCTCTTTGCCGGGCTTCTCGGCGGGCGCAGTTTCCGTTATACCGATTACGAAGGATGGAAAATTTCAAGCGATGCGGACTTCTGCATTTTGGGAGAACTCGCTTTGACGCTCAAACCGGAAGGTCCCTTCGGCGATCATATCGGATACTATTCCGCAAAGCATGACTTTCCCTATCTGAACGTCAAAAAAGTCTTTTGCAAAAAGAATGCAATCTATCCGTTCACGACTGTGGGCAGACCACCGCAGGAAGATTCGATTTTCGGAGAACTGATTGGTGAACTGGTCAAACCGATCGTGCCGCAGTCAGTGACGGGCATTTGCGAAATGAATTCCGTCGATGCGGCCGGCGTGCATTCCTTGCTCCTCGCCATCGGCATGGAACGTTACCTACCGTACAAGAAAGAACGCGAACCGATGGAACTTTTGAAAGAAGCAAACGCGCTTCTCGGTTTTAATCAGGTTTCGCTTTCCAAGTATGTCTTTATCGCCGCCCGTGAAGACTCTCCGCGTTTAAGCACCCGACACATCGTCGATTACTTTATTCACATTCTCGAACGTTTGCATTTGAATCAAGACATACATTTTCAAACCGAGACGACAATCGATACTCTTGATTATTCCGGCAGTACCTTGAATCACGGTTCCAAGGTAATCTTTGCGGTAGCAGGCTCTCCAATCCGTTCGCTCGGACGTTCTGCAGAAGATTTGGCGAACCTAAATTTACCGGACGGATTTTTGAATCCGCAGATTGCATTCCCGGGGGCGCTCGTCATCGAAGCTTCTCCATCTGCACAGATAGAAGTTCTTGCTTGCGCCCTTTCAAATTGGGACGCCCGTGAAAAGTTCCCGTTCGTGACCGTGACCGAAGACGCTTCGTTTGCGGCCAAGAATACGGACAACTGGCTTTGGGTCACCTTTACCCGCAGCGATCCTGCGCGCGACATCTACGGTGCGAATTCCCATTTTGAAAACAAGCATTGGACGTGTGAAGCGCCTCTTTGCATTGACGCGCGTATGAAGCCGCAAATGCAAGCCGTCGTAGAAGAAGATCCCCAAATCGAAGCCTTGGCGCGCGACATTTTGCACCGCGCCCAAAAGCAGCAATGCAGGCACTAG
- a CDS encoding CofH family radical SAM protein — protein sequence MHPLLQKSLSFERLTPEEALLLLKEAEWTEVAQAANAVRHAKLPGKRVGYTVYRIINYTNVCSVNCSFCSFARKAGERGTYVLSLEQIRSKAEDAKKLGADQIFLQGGVNEELPIEYYTDILRMLTQELGMSVRGFSPVELVRIADAHKLTLVELLNILKAAGLSSVPGAGAEILSDRIRKILSPRKLSSLEWRNTLAVCQKNGLPGSANIVIGTQENPEDIIAHLDLVRGLQDETGGVKSFVAWTFQPQTHDFPIRHVTPMEYLKLLGLSRLYLDNIRHIEVSVLGMGKAVGELGLVSGADDINSIVLEENVLESQGIRGIAEAENFIRGAGFTPYRRDLNFTCDL from the coding sequence ATGCATCCTTTACTTCAAAAGTCGCTTTCCTTCGAAAGGCTCACGCCCGAGGAAGCGCTTTTGCTTTTAAAGGAAGCGGAATGGACGGAAGTCGCCCAAGCGGCGAATGCGGTTCGCCATGCAAAGCTCCCCGGCAAACGGGTCGGCTATACGGTCTACCGCATCATCAATTACACGAACGTCTGCTCTGTAAACTGTAGCTTCTGTTCCTTTGCCCGCAAAGCGGGGGAACGCGGCACGTATGTGCTTTCCTTGGAACAGATCCGCAGCAAGGCAGAAGATGCCAAAAAGCTCGGCGCCGACCAGATCTTTTTGCAAGGCGGCGTGAACGAGGAACTGCCAATCGAGTATTACACGGACATTCTTCGCATGCTCACCCAAGAACTCGGCATGAGCGTTCGCGGTTTTTCGCCCGTAGAACTCGTCCGCATCGCAGATGCACACAAATTAACTCTCGTCGAACTTTTGAACATTTTGAAAGCCGCGGGCCTTTCTTCGGTACCCGGAGCAGGCGCTGAGATCCTTTCGGACCGAATCCGAAAGATTCTCAGTCCACGAAAACTTTCCTCCCTCGAATGGCGCAATACACTCGCCGTTTGCCAGAAGAACGGTCTTCCGGGAAGTGCAAACATCGTCATCGGCACTCAAGAAAATCCGGAAGATATCATTGCCCACTTAGACCTCGTCCGCGGTCTCCAGGATGAAACAGGCGGAGTCAAAAGTTTTGTCGCCTGGACATTCCAGCCGCAAACCCACGATTTCCCCATTCGCCACGTAACTCCGATGGAGTACTTGAAGCTCCTCGGGCTTTCACGCCTTTACTTGGATAACATTCGCCATATCGAGGTTTCTGTTCTCGGAATGGGAAAGGCTGTCGGAGAACTGGGACTCGTTTCGGGTGCGGACGACATCAACAGCATCGTCCTCGAAGAAAATGTTCTGGAATCTCAAGGTATCCGCGGCATTGCGGAAGCGGAAAACTTTATCCGCGGAGCGGGCTTCACCCCTTACCGCCGCGACCTGAACTTTACATGCGATCTCTAA
- a CDS encoding choice-of-anchor I family protein, giving the protein MKNTILAALVLSVSLFAAGLEEVGRLTRANGLSGSEISTYIASQKMLVTTSGDHEVFLISLENPEKPQILESLNFKGEVPCVSTHRDFLAIAEMNNPKTSPGTLHLYKVQNRKLNKLKSFTVGAHPDMVAFAPDGKTLLVANEGEPDDEAEVDPEGSISLIDISNGFETARVSELDFAAFDSLSLANAGVRLVGPGRYLQNIEPEYISYSPDSKFAFATLQENNAVAKIDVKKAKITDVWGLGTVDHAQKGNEFDYRKNKKIELENAPIRGYLQPDGIKAFEAAGKLYFITADEGAKRDDDPATSDVTTAQSLKAQGRLNESVFTAEQVQKMGKLSIDALNPCDGNEPCRYLNTFGGRSVSIFDAQTGKRIWNSGNALEKYLAEHHPGLFNWNSKKGKIKPDSRSDDLGPEPENVTVGKTKSGLYAFVAVERSSGIAVFDLKNPKKPQILDYFASSTDRGPEGVLFIPAENSPEKGVPFLVVGYEYSTTLSIYRVNY; this is encoded by the coding sequence ATGAAAAATACAATCCTTGCTGCTCTCGTTTTGTCGGTATCGCTTTTTGCCGCTGGCCTTGAAGAAGTCGGGCGTCTGACTCGAGCGAATGGGCTTTCGGGCTCGGAAATTTCCACTTATATAGCGTCGCAAAAAATGCTCGTTACGACATCGGGCGATCATGAGGTATTTCTGATTTCCCTCGAAAATCCGGAAAAGCCCCAAATCTTGGAATCGCTGAATTTTAAAGGCGAAGTTCCTTGTGTTTCGACGCATCGGGATTTCCTCGCTATTGCAGAAATGAACAATCCGAAAACTTCGCCGGGAACGCTTCACCTGTACAAGGTTCAGAACCGTAAATTGAATAAATTAAAGAGTTTTACCGTGGGCGCTCATCCCGATATGGTCGCTTTTGCGCCCGATGGCAAAACACTTCTCGTCGCAAATGAAGGCGAGCCCGATGACGAAGCGGAGGTCGATCCCGAAGGCTCGATCAGCCTCATTGATATTTCGAACGGATTCGAAACGGCGCGTGTCAGCGAATTGGATTTTGCCGCTTTCGATAGCCTTTCTCTCGCGAATGCCGGCGTTCGTTTGGTGGGTCCTGGACGCTATCTGCAAAACATAGAACCGGAATACATTTCGTATTCTCCCGACAGTAAGTTCGCCTTTGCAACGCTCCAAGAAAACAATGCTGTCGCAAAAATCGATGTGAAAAAAGCGAAAATCACGGACGTCTGGGGACTCGGCACGGTCGATCACGCCCAGAAGGGGAACGAATTCGACTACCGCAAAAACAAAAAGATCGAACTTGAAAACGCTCCGATCCGCGGCTACCTGCAACCGGACGGTATCAAAGCCTTTGAAGCCGCTGGAAAGCTTTACTTTATAACCGCGGACGAAGGCGCAAAGCGCGACGACGATCCAGCGACAAGCGACGTCACAACCGCCCAATCCTTAAAGGCGCAAGGTCGCTTAAATGAAAGCGTCTTTACCGCCGAACAGGTTCAAAAGATGGGAAAGCTCTCGATCGACGCGCTGAACCCCTGTGACGGAAACGAACCTTGCCGCTACCTGAATACCTTTGGGGGCAGAAGCGTGAGCATTTTTGACGCTCAAACGGGCAAGCGCATCTGGAATAGCGGAAACGCCCTGGAAAAGTATCTCGCAGAACATCATCCGGGACTCTTCAACTGGAATTCCAAAAAAGGCAAAATCAAACCGGATTCGCGCAGTGACGATTTGGGCCCGGAACCGGAAAATGTGACCGTTGGAAAGACAAAATCGGGCTTGTACGCCTTTGTCGCCGTGGAACGCTCGAGCGGAATCGCTGTTTTTGACCTCAAAAACCCTAAAAAGCCGCAAATTTTGGATTATTTCGCAAGTTCTACCGATCGTGGACCGGAAGGAGTACTCTTTATTCCTGCCGAAAATAGCCCCGAAAAAGGCGTTCCATTCCTCGTTGTGGGTTACGAATATAGTACAACGCTATCCATCTACCGCGTAAATTATTAA
- the ribD gene encoding bifunctional diaminohydroxyphosphoribosylaminopyrimidine deaminase/5-amino-6-(5-phosphoribosylamino)uracil reductase RibD, protein MNFINQAFEEALLAIGVSYPNPAVGAIVVKDGRIVGKGHTQVVHGPHAEVMALRDAGEAAKGATLYVTLEPCCHYGRTPPCTSAIIAAGIERVYFAHRDPNPLVFGKSEKILAEAGIVSTYVEPSPEFSRYFEAYDYFVKTKSPFVECKMAESADGFIAREDRSPVRITADMANAWTAKWRRMAEFILVGGGTALADNPHLTVRGVSGNSPCRAVFCGSQVLPSTLSLFDDPQKKTLVFSRNPQPHLEGIAEVHLLPSQDFTENWKCVLDTFASLGVHRLAVETGATLAQGILNSGLWNRFYILRSAKTLGTGLSWKTGKEPKYQKIENLGEDTLWTALNPIP, encoded by the coding sequence ATGAATTTCATTAATCAAGCTTTTGAAGAGGCTCTGCTCGCAATCGGAGTTTCTTACCCCAATCCTGCAGTCGGAGCGATTGTCGTCAAAGATGGCCGAATTGTCGGGAAAGGTCATACCCAGGTCGTCCACGGTCCCCATGCCGAAGTGATGGCTCTCCGTGATGCGGGTGAAGCCGCTAAAGGTGCAACTCTTTACGTGACTCTAGAACCGTGCTGCCACTACGGTAGAACGCCTCCGTGCACCAGTGCAATTATCGCTGCAGGAATCGAAAGGGTCTATTTCGCTCATCGAGACCCGAATCCCTTGGTCTTTGGGAAAAGTGAAAAAATTCTTGCTGAAGCAGGAATCGTTTCGACATATGTGGAACCATCTCCGGAATTTTCCCGCTACTTTGAAGCGTACGATTATTTTGTGAAAACCAAGAGTCCCTTTGTAGAATGCAAAATGGCGGAATCCGCAGACGGTTTCATTGCACGGGAAGACCGCAGCCCGGTCCGCATTACCGCAGATATGGCGAACGCCTGGACCGCCAAATGGCGCAGAATGGCTGAATTCATTCTCGTCGGCGGTGGAACAGCTTTAGCGGACAATCCGCATTTGACGGTGCGTGGTGTCTCCGGAAACAGCCCGTGCCGCGCCGTCTTCTGCGGGTCTCAGGTTTTACCGTCGACGCTTTCCCTCTTTGACGATCCGCAAAAAAAGACGCTCGTCTTTAGCCGGAATCCGCAGCCGCACTTGGAAGGGATTGCCGAAGTGCATCTGTTACCGTCCCAAGATTTTACCGAAAACTGGAAGTGCGTTCTCGACACCTTCGCAAGTCTTGGCGTTCACCGCTTGGCAGTCGAAACCGGGGCGACGCTTGCCCAGGGCATTTTAAACTCTGGACTTTGGAATCGTTTTTATATTTTGCGTTCCGCAAAAACGCTCGGCACAGGTCTTTCCTGGAAAACGGGAAAAGAACCGAAATATCAAAAGATTGAAAACCTTGGCGAAGATACACTTTGGACTGCTTTGAATCCGATTCCGTAA